The Rhodothermaceae bacterium genome includes a region encoding these proteins:
- the thyA gene encoding thymidylate synthase — MRLYVDLLHHVLSHGHERRDRTGTGTISVFGYQMRFPLQEGFPICTTKRVWFRGLACELLWFLSGSTNIKPLVDQGISIWTAWPLKNYLQHQNLDIPSSDSDDWAAYQNEFEELIRSQDGFAKKWGDLGPVYGKQWRSFSGVDQIVSVIESLKQKPWSRRHIVSAWNPKELHQMALPPCHMFFQFSVVGNQLSCQLYIRSNDLFLGAPFNIAQYALLTHLVAHQAGLMPGDLVYTIGDAHIYLNHLDQVKKQLERKPYPLPTLEISRKPPSLFDYTYDDFTLRGYRHHSPIKAPVAV; from the coding sequence ATGCGTCTCTATGTGGATCTATTGCACCATGTCCTGAGCCACGGACATGAGCGTCGCGACCGCACAGGAACCGGGACAATTAGCGTTTTTGGTTACCAGATGCGGTTTCCCCTTCAGGAGGGATTTCCGATCTGTACGACCAAACGGGTATGGTTTCGGGGCCTTGCATGTGAACTTTTGTGGTTTTTGTCGGGCTCGACGAACATTAAGCCGCTGGTGGATCAGGGAATTTCAATATGGACAGCGTGGCCCCTCAAAAACTACCTGCAACATCAGAACCTTGATATACCATCATCTGACTCGGACGACTGGGCGGCATATCAGAATGAGTTTGAGGAGCTGATCCGCAGTCAGGACGGTTTTGCAAAAAAATGGGGGGATCTGGGGCCGGTATACGGTAAACAATGGCGCTCTTTTTCCGGTGTAGATCAGATTGTGTCTGTCATTGAATCTCTAAAACAGAAACCGTGGAGCCGTCGACATATTGTGAGCGCATGGAATCCTAAAGAACTCCATCAGATGGCGCTTCCACCCTGCCACATGTTCTTTCAGTTTTCCGTTGTCGGCAATCAACTGTCCTGTCAGCTTTATATCCGCTCGAACGACCTTTTCCTGGGAGCCCCCTTCAATATTGCTCAGTATGCCCTCCTGACGCACTTGGTTGCCCACCAGGCGGGCCTTATGCCGGGAGATCTGGTGTATACAATCGGAGATGCGCATATTTACCTGAACCATCTTGATCAGGTGAAAAAACAACTGGAACGCAAACCCTACCCACTCCCTACCCTAGAAATATCAAGGAAACCGCCGTCACTGTTTGATTATACGTATGATGACTTTACTCTAAGAGGGTATCGGCATCACTCGCCGATCAAAGCACCCGTCGCTGTCTGA
- a CDS encoding N-acetylmuramoyl-L-alanine amidase, whose protein sequence is MTSRKPNRRRKTVLQDVYEENQRLLGREVSGSRKTVKHSGMILLMALTIGFFLGSPEENPTSNPVSSIDVLLSPEEQVRASLSEIPQEEPYPENPALSRVYGLDVRTIVIDPGHGGRDPGAVGQAGLTEKTLTLDLAFRLERRLKAHGFNVILTRRKDISVSLQRRNEIAQENQADLFISLHVNALPVDTLAMIETFYFSPRGDARIEALAERENFNAGYSMGEWQNSLETVGQAVKVEGSRRLAAHIQHAMVSKMRELNPNLVDWGTRSGPFMVLMNSSVPAVMAEVTALSMPEEEQHLMDIEYRKQLVLGLESGIFSYISEQKGNSTSNID, encoded by the coding sequence ATGACATCACGCAAACCTAACAGACGCCGGAAGACCGTACTGCAAGATGTCTATGAAGAAAATCAAAGGCTTCTAGGGCGAGAGGTCTCTGGGTCGAGAAAAACGGTAAAACACTCCGGCATGATCCTGTTAATGGCGCTCACGATCGGATTTTTCTTGGGCAGCCCGGAAGAAAACCCGACCTCCAATCCAGTCAGCTCCATTGACGTGCTACTTTCCCCTGAAGAACAGGTGCGTGCATCTCTGAGCGAGATTCCCCAGGAAGAGCCTTATCCCGAGAACCCGGCTCTCTCTCGCGTCTACGGTCTCGATGTGCGAACCATTGTGATCGATCCCGGCCATGGAGGACGTGATCCCGGTGCCGTAGGTCAAGCTGGTTTAACAGAAAAAACGCTTACACTTGACCTTGCTTTCCGGCTGGAAAGAAGATTGAAAGCTCATGGGTTTAACGTCATTCTCACACGACGAAAGGATATCAGTGTGAGTCTCCAACGTAGGAATGAAATCGCACAAGAGAACCAGGCAGACCTTTTTATTTCGCTCCATGTCAATGCGCTTCCCGTAGATACACTGGCCATGATCGAAACGTTTTATTTCAGTCCACGCGGTGACGCGCGGATCGAGGCACTTGCTGAGCGGGAAAATTTCAATGCCGGTTATAGCATGGGAGAGTGGCAAAACAGTCTGGAGACGGTAGGACAGGCGGTGAAGGTTGAAGGTAGCCGCCGACTGGCAGCACACATCCAACATGCAATGGTGTCGAAGATGAGAGAACTCAACCCAAATCTTGTGGATTGGGGAACACGCTCTGGCCCCTTTATGGTGCTCATGAATTCAAGTGTGCCTGCAGTTATGGCGGAGGTCACTGCACTTTCCATGCCTGAAGAGGAGCAACATCTTATGGACATTGAGTATCGCAAGCAATTGGTTCTCGGTCTTGAGTCTGGAATTTTCTCGTATATTTCCGAACAGAAAGGTAACTCAACCTCAAATATAGACTAG
- a CDS encoding dihydrofolate reductase encodes MLGKHVRRPFVIVIAALARENRCIGRETRLPWHIPEDMKRFKRLTYGSPMIMGRVTCEGLIRDFGKPLPGRPTLALTRNLNSVIHPDIELCPSLESALDRVKTVEKVFIAGGAGVYEEGLNWADRLELTLIDGAYEGDTFFPAYEHLIGTEFSLSHEDPREGFSFVTYDRVISRGRRGSA; translated from the coding sequence ATATTGGGAAAGCATGTAAGACGTCCTTTCGTGATCGTTATCGCTGCACTGGCCCGCGAGAACCGGTGTATCGGCCGTGAGACTCGTCTTCCTTGGCATATACCGGAAGACATGAAGCGTTTCAAGCGGCTGACGTATGGTTCCCCGATGATCATGGGACGTGTAACGTGCGAGGGACTGATCCGTGACTTCGGCAAACCCCTGCCAGGCAGGCCGACACTCGCGCTGACCAGAAATCTGAATTCTGTAATTCACCCGGATATTGAACTGTGTCCCTCACTCGAATCCGCGCTGGACCGTGTGAAGACAGTCGAAAAGGTTTTTATTGCTGGTGGTGCTGGAGTTTATGAGGAGGGATTGAATTGGGCGGACCGCCTTGAATTAACCCTCATTGATGGAGCGTACGAAGGGGATACCTTTTTCCCGGCTTATGAACATTTGATCGGGACAGAATTTTCCCTGAGTCACGAAGATCCACGTGAGGGATTTTCCTTTGTCACCTATGACCGGGTTATTTCCCGCGGGCGCCGTGGATCTGCCTGA
- the bshA gene encoding N-acetyl-alpha-D-glucosaminyl L-malate synthase BshA: protein MRIGITCYPVYGGSGVVATELGRALATRGHEIHFIAYSLPFRLSEVTENIYFHEVSVNRYPLFDFPPYALSLTSKMVDVAKYEALDLLHVHYAIPHATSAVLARDILEKESRSLPVVTTLHGTDITIVGQDASYSPVVNYSINASDGVTAVSNFLRQETYDAFDIEVPIKVIPNFIDTEHFRRLEKEHFRSAICAPGQKVVVHVSNFRRVKNVSHVVEVFHRILQEGISAKLLLVGDGPDRSNVEQLTRDLGIQRAVRFLGKQDPVQEILSIADLFLLTSGSESFGLAPLEAMACGVPVVCSDVGGLPELVEGSEAGFLCPLGDIQAFAKACIKVLTDDSLHAEMAQHAREYAVRHYDTHSIVAQYEEYYEEIIARTAAQNPKIIVPE, encoded by the coding sequence ATGCGAATTGGAATTACTTGTTACCCGGTTTACGGCGGAAGTGGGGTCGTCGCCACTGAGCTCGGTAGAGCGCTTGCTACTCGTGGACACGAAATTCACTTCATTGCCTACTCGCTGCCCTTCCGGCTCAGCGAAGTTACGGAGAATATATATTTTCACGAAGTGAGTGTAAATCGTTATCCCCTGTTTGATTTTCCACCATACGCACTCTCTCTGACAAGTAAGATGGTGGATGTCGCGAAGTACGAAGCACTAGACCTGCTTCATGTGCACTATGCGATCCCGCACGCAACCAGTGCTGTCTTGGCACGTGATATCCTCGAAAAGGAATCACGATCACTTCCTGTGGTAACGACACTGCATGGAACGGATATCACAATCGTGGGACAGGATGCATCCTACAGCCCCGTAGTCAACTATTCGATTAATGCTTCGGACGGCGTGACCGCGGTCTCCAACTTTCTACGACAGGAAACCTACGATGCGTTTGACATAGAGGTGCCTATTAAGGTTATCCCAAATTTTATTGATACGGAGCATTTTCGGCGACTGGAGAAAGAACATTTCAGATCAGCAATTTGTGCACCTGGGCAGAAAGTAGTTGTGCACGTGTCTAATTTCCGGCGCGTGAAGAATGTCTCTCATGTTGTAGAGGTCTTTCACCGCATTCTTCAGGAAGGGATATCTGCAAAGCTTCTTCTGGTCGGGGATGGGCCGGATCGCTCCAATGTGGAGCAACTCACACGTGATCTTGGAATTCAGAGAGCAGTACGGTTCCTTGGAAAGCAGGATCCGGTGCAGGAAATTTTATCCATTGCTGATTTGTTTCTACTCACCAGCGGGTCCGAGTCATTTGGGCTTGCTCCGCTGGAGGCGATGGCTTGTGGGGTGCCGGTTGTTTGCAGTGATGTTGGTGGGTTGCCAGAACTTGTTGAGGGCAGTGAGGCCGGATTCCTATGCCCCTTGGGGGATATTCAAGCGTTTGCGAAAGCATGTATCAAAGTATTGACTGACGATTCACTGCATGCAGAGATGGCTCAACACGCCAGAGAATATGCGGTCCGTCATTATGATACGCACTCGATCGTTGCTCAGTATGAAGAGTATTATGAAGAAATTATCGCGAGAACGGCTGCACAAAATCCGAAGATCATTGTGCCAGAGTAG
- a CDS encoding PorT family protein, whose product MTRLIALVFAGSLLASNAPAQTFGVTAGGNFQRLEDINLNELETKFESQTGWHVGAWVEFPLGPVAAIRAGGRYMAAGKLFDGIQDNYPAITENFDVSLTELYLLLRMGLPSRVVSPYVFAGPVFRMPTNTDQELSNDLKVLSYAGEIGGGLKIDLGSVSLYPEIAYVFGLTRFVEDEIVLQLITLQVGDPQKLNMAMIRLSVGL is encoded by the coding sequence ATGACTCGTCTCATAGCTCTTGTTTTTGCTGGATCTTTACTGGCCTCCAACGCGCCTGCGCAGACCTTTGGCGTGACTGCCGGCGGAAATTTTCAGCGGTTGGAGGACATAAACCTCAACGAGTTGGAAACAAAATTCGAGAGCCAAACCGGATGGCACGTAGGGGCTTGGGTTGAATTCCCCCTCGGTCCGGTGGCAGCAATACGCGCAGGCGGACGATATATGGCCGCTGGAAAATTATTCGATGGCATCCAGGATAACTATCCTGCAATCACTGAAAACTTTGATGTCTCACTGACTGAGCTATACCTTCTTCTTCGCATGGGCTTGCCTTCACGGGTGGTGAGTCCTTATGTTTTTGCCGGTCCGGTATTTCGGATGCCAACCAACACGGACCAGGAGCTCAGTAATGACCTGAAAGTCCTCTCTTACGCTGGCGAGATCGGAGGCGGACTAAAGATCGACCTGGGATCGGTTAGCCTGTACCCTGAAATTGCATACGTGTTCGGCCTGACCCGGTTTGTTGAAGACGAGATTGTTCTACAACTGATTACACTGCAAGTCGGTGACCCTCAAAAACTCAATATGGCCATGATTCGCCTGTCCGTTGGCCTTTAG
- a CDS encoding 4-phosphoerythronate dehydrogenase, with protein MLSIVADENIPRVEEAFSSIGNVHLLDAESITPEICLRADVLLVRSVTRVHEDLLKQSPVAFVGSATAGFDHVDRSYLRERGIPFVHAPGSNADSVVEYVLTALLLLHTLRMRTLEGLTLGIVGYGNIGGRLGARAPSFGLQVLKNDPPLAKAGHPGFVDLETVLTRSDILTLHVPKSPETYHLIGDAELRSMKPGAWVLNTSRGNVIDNQALKRALKTRKIDAAVLDVWENEPVPDLELLEKVTLATPHIAGHSVDGKLQGTIMLYKAVTQHFQIPGTWNYEQLLQDKLPSPLSLDPEPESSWLAALAKQLYDIGADDARMRKILHVPQNQIADTFRQLRRNYPPRRAFDRYTITEIPPPHVQAVRDGLRVGYL; from the coding sequence ATGCTTTCAATTGTGGCAGACGAAAATATTCCGCGTGTGGAGGAGGCGTTTTCCTCTATAGGAAATGTACATTTGCTGGATGCTGAATCAATCACTCCAGAGATCTGTTTGCGGGCCGATGTGCTTCTTGTCAGGAGTGTAACCCGAGTTCATGAAGATCTTCTAAAACAGAGCCCGGTCGCCTTTGTAGGATCGGCGACCGCCGGGTTTGACCATGTGGATCGATCCTATCTAAGGGAGCGAGGAATTCCATTCGTACATGCACCTGGATCGAATGCAGATTCCGTCGTGGAGTATGTTCTGACTGCACTCCTACTATTGCACACTCTCAGGATGCGTACGCTTGAAGGACTCACACTAGGGATTGTTGGGTATGGCAACATTGGTGGACGCCTTGGGGCACGAGCTCCTTCTTTTGGCCTTCAGGTTTTGAAAAATGATCCGCCACTCGCAAAGGCAGGGCATCCCGGCTTTGTGGATCTGGAAACCGTCTTAACCAGATCCGATATTCTTACCCTGCATGTACCCAAATCCCCCGAAACCTATCACCTCATCGGGGATGCTGAGCTCCGGTCCATGAAGCCAGGGGCATGGGTACTGAATACCTCAAGAGGGAACGTGATTGACAACCAGGCACTCAAACGAGCTCTGAAGACAAGGAAGATTGATGCCGCGGTTCTTGACGTATGGGAAAATGAACCCGTTCCTGATCTGGAATTACTGGAAAAGGTTACGCTAGCTACTCCGCATATTGCCGGCCACTCTGTAGATGGAAAACTGCAGGGAACTATCATGCTCTATAAGGCAGTCACCCAGCATTTTCAGATTCCTGGAACCTGGAATTATGAACAATTGCTGCAGGACAAATTGCCGAGCCCTCTTTCACTCGACCCGGAGCCCGAGTCCAGCTGGCTGGCTGCGCTCGCGAAGCAGTTATATGACATTGGTGCAGACGATGCGCGCATGCGAAAAATCCTTCACGTACCCCAAAACCAAATTGCGGACACGTTCCGTCAACTCCGCCGCAATTACCCCCCGCGGCGCGCCTTCGACCGATATACCATTACAGAAATCCCGCCGCCGCATGTGCAGGCGGTGCGCGACGGCCTTCGTGTTGGCTACCTGTAG
- a CDS encoding GTPase Era: MHPENFKNGYVALIGKPNVGKSTLLNALMGQKLSIVTPKAQTTRHRVLGILTEESTQIIFLDTPGIMRPNTSLDQAMMRKVRDSVADADLIIFIVDARADEPDSQGLKTILDRPAILALNKTDLVKQDQLLPLVDAYTNLHPFKAIVPISALKETNLDALMGEIRNCLPSGPALYPAEMISEHPERFFVAEIIREKVFEQFRQEIPYSSTVVISNFVERDQAKDLIEADIIVERPSQKGILIGAKARALKAIGIKARQDIEQFLEREVYLKLFVRVRKDWRNQGQLLRSFGYR, encoded by the coding sequence ATGCATCCTGAAAATTTCAAGAATGGCTACGTTGCTCTGATTGGGAAGCCCAATGTCGGCAAAAGTACGCTGTTGAATGCCCTCATGGGGCAGAAACTCTCCATTGTTACTCCCAAAGCCCAAACGACTCGCCATCGGGTACTGGGAATCCTGACAGAAGAGAGCACCCAAATCATTTTCTTGGATACCCCAGGCATCATGCGTCCCAATACCAGCCTTGATCAGGCCATGATGCGGAAAGTGCGTGATTCGGTAGCGGATGCAGATTTGATCATCTTTATAGTAGATGCCCGTGCGGATGAGCCGGATTCGCAGGGATTGAAGACGATCCTGGATCGACCAGCCATCCTAGCACTGAATAAAACAGATCTGGTGAAACAGGATCAGCTGCTCCCCTTGGTTGACGCATACACCAATCTGCACCCGTTTAAGGCAATCGTCCCGATCAGTGCGCTGAAGGAAACCAACCTTGATGCTCTCATGGGGGAGATCCGCAACTGCCTCCCGTCAGGTCCGGCTCTTTATCCGGCCGAAATGATCAGTGAGCATCCCGAACGGTTCTTTGTTGCGGAGATCATCCGGGAGAAGGTTTTTGAACAATTCCGCCAGGAGATCCCGTATTCGTCTACCGTAGTCATTTCCAACTTCGTTGAGCGTGATCAGGCGAAGGACCTGATAGAAGCAGACATTATCGTGGAACGCCCGAGTCAAAAGGGGATTCTCATTGGCGCGAAAGCCCGTGCACTCAAGGCGATCGGGATCAAGGCACGCCAGGATATTGAGCAGTTTTTAGAGCGGGAGGTATACCTGAAGCTCTTTGTCCGTGTCCGGAAGGACTGGCGCAATCAAGGCCAATTATTGCGATCTTTCGGCTACAGGTAG
- a CDS encoding pyridoxine 5'-phosphate synthase: MPNLLINIDHVATLRNARREAFPDPVEAARLCEASGADGIVFHLREDRRHINDQDVARLKQAVRGKLDFELSTNEEIVEICCRTCPDLATLVPERREEITTEGGLDVIRRQAALTVTVDRLKKAGIGEVALFVDPDVDQIRVVRDTGASTIELHTGDFANAPAGADQLHEANRIAKAAEFAHECGLIVHAGHGLDYENYRLFSRSVPHVREVSIGFSVIAQSIFTGLGAAVTEMARLVKGQDAS, translated from the coding sequence TTGCCAAATCTACTCATCAATATTGATCACGTCGCAACGCTGCGCAATGCTCGCCGTGAAGCGTTCCCGGATCCCGTGGAGGCAGCGCGTCTGTGCGAAGCATCCGGTGCGGACGGGATTGTCTTTCATCTGAGGGAGGATCGCCGACATATCAATGATCAGGATGTGGCCCGGCTTAAGCAGGCTGTACGGGGGAAGCTGGATTTTGAGCTTTCAACAAACGAAGAAATCGTTGAGATCTGCTGCAGGACATGCCCAGATTTGGCCACACTTGTGCCGGAGCGTCGCGAAGAAATAACCACAGAGGGGGGACTGGATGTGATCCGTCGTCAGGCCGCTCTGACGGTAACAGTGGATCGCTTGAAGAAAGCGGGGATTGGAGAGGTTGCGTTGTTTGTTGATCCTGACGTAGACCAAATCCGGGTTGTGCGAGACACTGGTGCCTCCACGATTGAGCTGCATACGGGTGATTTCGCCAACGCACCGGCAGGTGCGGATCAATTGCATGAAGCAAACCGCATTGCGAAGGCGGCAGAATTTGCGCATGAATGTGGGCTCATCGTCCACGCGGGCCATGGCCTGGACTATGAGAATTACCGCCTGTTTTCACGCTCGGTACCGCATGTCCGTGAAGTATCCATCGGCTTTTCCGTCATTGCTCAGTCAATTTTTACAGGACTTGGGGCCGCCGTGACGGAAATGGCTCGGCTGGTCAAGGGACAGGATGCATCCTGA
- a CDS encoding T9SS type A sorting domain-containing protein, which translates to MLRCMCALLSLVWMLPQVDGYCVQERDTWFPATYEPGTTINLFTQWNGVPLSEGFVVSLPAEWELATATAVRQAYRHVELDAVELSGGRIRLFSTEPMRGTYDLVLQVLTDRSSVSQNYRISVASAVKIGTRYVENEGTVRRGELRPLLGSESGSTLALEKNVTPLHIQPQWLEMLHDSHTLELWLRTATLNAVVLSAWDGSEMNLYPIELVIDSRGRIRYYRNTAGHHVTLATESPVADGTWHHVALVHDAETHWTKLFLDGQIADSLFDPTGTHLGGTQPLALGGHVRSEESRFVGEIDDLSVWPLARTATQIRSTMQQTPAAEGALMLDFESARSFRYFAERDAITYRAPGGPIFDPPIRGFSGIVFDQGVMLTWENEDPSSEAFLVERSEDGIMFEELARINRSFEGTHWSYTDLRAPDRVVFYRLAQEVRGHTPRVVGTIKLGLGAEVTPSAIEILGNYPNPFNPRTSITYEVRESQHLRLSIINLSGHVVTVLVDRHHEVGEFEAVWDGIELPSGTYFVRLQGLDGAVHTRQILLTK; encoded by the coding sequence ATGCTCCGATGTATGTGTGCCTTGCTGTCGCTCGTCTGGATGCTTCCCCAGGTAGACGGGTACTGTGTGCAGGAACGTGATACATGGTTTCCAGCCACCTATGAGCCTGGAACAACCATCAATCTGTTCACTCAGTGGAATGGAGTTCCTTTGAGTGAAGGATTTGTAGTCTCACTGCCTGCGGAGTGGGAATTGGCAACCGCAACTGCTGTTCGCCAAGCCTACCGCCATGTAGAGCTTGATGCAGTAGAGCTTTCGGGAGGACGAATCCGATTGTTCTCCACCGAACCGATGCGCGGGACCTATGACCTTGTACTGCAGGTACTCACGGACCGAAGCAGCGTGTCCCAGAATTACAGAATCTCCGTAGCTTCCGCTGTAAAGATCGGCACACGCTATGTGGAAAACGAAGGCACGGTGCGTCGTGGTGAACTGCGCCCCCTACTTGGCAGTGAATCTGGATCTACCCTGGCTCTGGAGAAAAACGTGACCCCTTTGCATATTCAGCCACAATGGTTGGAAATGCTGCATGACAGTCATACCCTGGAGTTATGGCTCCGAACTGCCACATTAAATGCCGTCGTACTGTCCGCATGGGACGGCTCAGAGATGAATCTCTATCCCATAGAGCTTGTGATCGACTCCAGGGGGCGAATACGATACTATCGTAATACGGCCGGACATCACGTCACCTTGGCCACTGAATCTCCCGTGGCTGATGGCACCTGGCATCATGTTGCATTGGTCCATGATGCCGAAACCCACTGGACAAAGCTTTTTCTGGACGGTCAGATCGCCGACTCGCTTTTTGATCCCACCGGCACTCACTTGGGCGGAACACAGCCGCTCGCTCTGGGTGGACATGTCCGTTCGGAAGAGAGCCGCTTTGTGGGTGAGATAGACGATCTGTCCGTATGGCCCCTGGCGCGCACGGCAACCCAGATCCGTTCCACGATGCAACAAACACCCGCTGCGGAAGGAGCGCTCATGCTTGACTTTGAATCTGCCAGAAGCTTTCGCTACTTTGCCGAGCGGGATGCGATCACGTATCGCGCTCCGGGCGGTCCTATCTTTGACCCTCCTATTCGCGGGTTCAGCGGAATCGTCTTTGATCAAGGGGTCATGCTTACTTGGGAAAATGAAGATCCAAGTTCGGAAGCATTTCTGGTCGAGCGCTCCGAAGATGGCATCATGTTCGAAGAATTGGCTCGCATCAACCGCTCCTTTGAGGGAACGCATTGGTCTTACACCGATCTGAGGGCCCCGGACCGTGTCGTTTTCTACCGACTGGCTCAAGAGGTCCGGGGGCACACGCCTCGGGTTGTCGGAACCATTAAACTTGGGCTAGGTGCAGAAGTCACCCCTTCCGCGATTGAGATTCTGGGAAACTATCCCAATCCATTCAACCCCCGAACCTCCATCACCTATGAAGTGCGAGAGTCACAGCATCTGCGACTCTCAATTATCAATCTTTCTGGGCATGTCGTTACGGTTCTGGTTGATCGACATCATGAGGTTGGTGAGTTTGAGGCGGTCTGGGATGGAATTGAGCTGCCGAGCGGAACCTATTTTGTGCGTCTCCAGGGGCTGGACGGAGCGGTACACACACGACAAATTTTATTAACTAAATAG
- a CDS encoding metal-dependent hydrolase — protein MRLTYFGHSVVQIKTGGATLLFDPFITGNPLAEAVTTADALSADAIILTHAHGDHWGDTMEIAKRCDALVVANHEITEYVKKNGHAKIQPLNTGGSFRFEWGVLTQTHARHSSSFPDGTYGGNPNGYILHAEDLYIYNAGDTSPFQEMAWIGSQQTIDLALLPIGDVFTMGITGATQAASLVEPKLTIPIHFDTFPPIKADTEKWQELMNEIGRDTRVLKPGESLDL, from the coding sequence ATGCGACTCACCTACTTCGGGCACTCGGTAGTGCAGATAAAAACCGGCGGTGCGACCCTGCTCTTTGATCCATTCATTACCGGGAACCCCTTGGCAGAAGCGGTGACCACTGCCGATGCTCTATCGGCAGACGCTATTATTCTGACGCACGCACATGGGGATCACTGGGGAGACACCATGGAGATCGCAAAACGATGTGATGCACTGGTTGTCGCGAACCACGAAATCACCGAGTACGTCAAAAAAAATGGACACGCGAAGATACAACCCTTGAATACCGGTGGGTCATTCAGGTTTGAATGGGGAGTCTTAACCCAGACGCATGCGCGACATTCCTCTTCCTTTCCAGATGGAACCTACGGCGGGAACCCAAACGGATACATTCTTCACGCAGAAGACCTTTATATCTACAATGCAGGGGATACATCTCCTTTCCAAGAAATGGCCTGGATTGGCAGTCAACAAACGATAGACCTTGCCCTGCTTCCCATCGGTGATGTATTTACTATGGGAATCACCGGTGCGACGCAAGCAGCCAGTTTAGTCGAACCCAAACTCACCATCCCCATCCATTTTGACACATTCCCGCCAATCAAAGCAGATACAGAGAAGTGGCAGGAACTCATGAACGAGATCGGACGCGACACCCGGGTATTAAAGCCGGGTGAATCGCTTGATCTTTGA